The Thermodesulfobacteriota bacterium region ATGTGTTGAGGACAGCGTTCCATTGTACCAAATACTTGCGTAATAAACTCGAAGGGTATATTTTCGTGAAACAGGTCGCTCATAGAATTAACAAAAATTATACGAGGATATTTCCATTTAATGGGTAATGCAACAGCATCTTCATGTAGAGTAACTGTAAAGCCATTCTGGTATCGTTGTACGCCCATGTTTTGTAGTCGAATTGCTAAACGTTCGGCATAGCAGTGCTTACATCCCTGGCTCACCTTGCTACAGCCAGTGACAGGATTCCAGGTTACCTGCGTCCATTCAATTTTACTGTTGGTCCCCATACCATCCTCCTTGTTTTTTTTGATCAACAGACTAAGTTATTATCTCGAAATGTAAATTTAATTAAAGGACAGGCGTTCCCTTTAATTAGAGCAGGATTTAGGTGGCTTTTCAGTAGCGTGATCTGCTCCTATTACCCACGTCCTACTGCAACGCTTCCCCACAACGGAGGACGAAAGTAATAATCTACTCAGGTGTTTTCCAATTACTACGTCCTCTCCATAATCTCCTACTCAATATAACAATTGGTAGCAGGAGATATAGTGGAATTGAAGGTGTATGGTTAACTGATGCAAGAGTGCAACCTCCGCCACCTCCTTCAGTGGCTTGGTCGCTGTCGAGGAAGTCTGGTACTCCGTCACTATCTAAATCCAAAAGCGGTAGAGGCTCCCCTCCTGCACTGGTTTGAACGCCAT contains the following coding sequences:
- a CDS encoding DUF5131 family protein — its product is MGTNSKIEWTQVTWNPVTGCSKVSQGCKHCYAERLAIRLQNMGVQRYQNGFTVTLHEDAVALPIKWKYPRIIFVNSMSDLFHENIPFEFITQVFGTMERCPQH